A region of Dermabacter vaginalis DNA encodes the following proteins:
- a CDS encoding helicase HerA-like domain-containing protein — MADTAQPHNAPATSDLVAAYNFAEPRIHLGAVVESGEPNPKAPLYMPLGMLNRHGLIAGATGTGKTKTLQLIAEQIAAAGTPVFVADMKGDLSGIAVAGQASEKLTARAKARGQEWVSRAGTTEFFSLGGHGKGVPIRTTVTEFGPVLLSKVLGLNDTQESSLSLIFHYADQSGLALLDLKDLRALIQYLTTDGKDELKSIGGISTATAGVILRNLTQFENSGADAFFGEPAFNVEDFLRKDSDGRGMISCLELPGVAERPELFSTFMMWMLAELYQVLPEVGDLPQPKLVFFLDEAHLLFKGASNAFIDQVIQTVRLIRSKGVGVFFITQSPKDIPADVLAQLGNRVQHALRAFTPDDAKAIKKAVATYPTTEYDLEKLLTSLGTGEAVVTVMNEKGAPSPVAYTAMRAPESSMDPAPEAEVDRIVAASTLAGQYGNVVDRESAYEILKARAEGGQVGEKESDASPATVGTEKPRASENDAADSTPAKNEPGFVEKIASNSAVKSFFRSAGTVLGREITRSLFGTTKKRRRR, encoded by the coding sequence ATGGCCGACACCGCCCAGCCCCACAACGCGCCTGCGACGAGCGACCTCGTTGCCGCCTACAACTTTGCTGAGCCGCGCATCCACCTCGGTGCGGTGGTCGAGAGCGGTGAACCGAATCCTAAGGCCCCGCTCTACATGCCGCTCGGAATGCTGAACCGGCACGGTTTGATCGCGGGCGCCACCGGTACCGGTAAAACGAAAACTCTTCAGCTCATTGCGGAGCAAATTGCGGCGGCAGGAACCCCCGTTTTCGTGGCGGATATGAAGGGTGACCTTTCCGGAATCGCCGTTGCTGGGCAGGCGTCGGAAAAACTTACCGCGCGCGCGAAAGCCCGCGGCCAAGAATGGGTCTCCCGTGCCGGTACCACCGAATTTTTCTCACTCGGTGGCCATGGCAAAGGAGTGCCGATCCGCACGACGGTCACGGAATTCGGCCCGGTACTCCTTTCGAAGGTTCTTGGCCTCAACGACACGCAAGAATCCTCGCTCTCCCTCATCTTCCACTACGCCGACCAGAGCGGTCTCGCGCTCCTCGACCTCAAGGATCTGCGCGCCCTCATTCAATACCTCACGACCGACGGCAAGGATGAGCTCAAGAGCATCGGTGGGATTTCCACCGCGACCGCCGGCGTCATTCTGCGCAACCTCACCCAGTTCGAAAACTCCGGCGCCGATGCCTTCTTTGGCGAGCCCGCGTTCAACGTCGAGGACTTCCTGCGGAAGGATTCCGACGGCCGCGGGATGATCTCGTGCCTTGAACTTCCGGGCGTTGCCGAACGACCGGAGCTCTTTTCGACCTTCATGATGTGGATGCTTGCCGAGCTGTATCAGGTACTGCCCGAAGTGGGCGATCTTCCGCAGCCGAAACTGGTGTTCTTCCTTGACGAAGCGCACCTCCTCTTCAAGGGCGCCTCGAACGCGTTCATTGACCAGGTCATTCAAACGGTTCGGCTTATTCGCTCCAAGGGCGTGGGCGTCTTCTTCATCACCCAATCGCCCAAAGACATTCCCGCCGATGTGCTCGCGCAGCTCGGCAACCGCGTTCAGCATGCGCTGCGCGCCTTCACCCCCGACGACGCGAAGGCCATCAAAAAGGCCGTTGCCACCTACCCCACGACCGAATACGACCTCGAAAAGCTCCTCACCTCGCTTGGGACCGGCGAAGCGGTCGTGACCGTCATGAACGAAAAGGGCGCCCCGAGCCCCGTCGCCTACACCGCGATGCGCGCCCCCGAATCCTCGATGGATCCCGCGCCCGAGGCGGAGGTGGACCGGATCGTCGCCGCGAGCACCCTCGCAGGCCAGTACGGGAACGTCGTGGACCGCGAGAGCGCCTACGAGATCCTCAAGGCTCGCGCGGAAGGTGGTCAGGTGGGCGAGAAGGAGTCCGACGCTTCCCCGGCAACCGTCGGAACCGAGAAGCCCAGGGCGAGCGAGAATGACGCTGCCGACTCGACGCCCGCGAAAAACGAGCCCGGTTTCGTGGAGAAGATCGCGAGCAATAGTGCGGTGAAGAGCTTCTTCCGTTCGGCGGGGACGGTGCTTGGGCGTGAGATTACGCGTTCGCTGTTCGGGACCACGAAGAAGCGCCGCCGGCGTTAG
- a CDS encoding MDR family MFS transporter: MSTSVQTRVERGDAPVEFTGLDRDGKLVFLGLMLGMFVAAISQTIVGPAMPRIVAELGGMEHYSWIATAAMLVSAVAVPVVGKLSDMYGRKKFYIAGLVVFMIGSAMSGMATNFWFLVVSRAVQGLGMGTIMPLSQTIIGDIIPPRQRGKYQGIMGAVFGVSSIAGPLFGGWVTDNFGWRYLFYLTLPLGVVALVFLAKFMRLPHMGRAGKFDLIGALTLTPGLVIGLLAVSWGGNTYDWDSAVIMTMFVVAALFLAAFVLIEMRAENPLIPLHMLADSQVSLSILASFAIAVAMFGGIIYIPVFAQGVLGVSATNSGAILIPLNLAMIITSIVVGILITKWGRYKGLLVAGGIIMSAGYLLLARLDWQSTQLHLTLVMIVIGMGLGMCMQTYTLIVQNAVPREELGVATSAVQFFRNVGSTIGTAVLGSVMSANLMPKIQAQLPPQAAAAMGKFGGDSGGGASAILDPSKLKGIPAPIVEAIRHGMGDAMHVVFMTAAPFAIVALVLSLFIRHTELRSTN; this comes from the coding sequence ATGTCTACATCAGTCCAGACCCGCGTGGAGCGAGGCGACGCACCGGTAGAGTTCACCGGCCTTGACCGCGACGGCAAACTCGTGTTCTTAGGCCTCATGCTCGGCATGTTCGTTGCCGCGATCTCGCAGACGATCGTCGGCCCCGCGATGCCGCGCATCGTCGCCGAGCTCGGAGGCATGGAGCACTACAGCTGGATCGCGACCGCGGCGATGCTTGTGTCGGCCGTCGCGGTGCCCGTCGTCGGCAAACTCTCGGACATGTACGGCCGCAAAAAGTTCTACATTGCGGGCCTCGTCGTGTTCATGATCGGCTCGGCAATGTCGGGCATGGCCACGAACTTCTGGTTCCTCGTCGTCTCCCGCGCCGTGCAGGGGCTCGGCATGGGCACGATCATGCCGCTGAGCCAAACGATCATTGGTGACATCATTCCGCCGCGCCAGCGCGGCAAATACCAGGGCATCATGGGCGCCGTGTTCGGCGTGTCCTCGATCGCGGGCCCGCTGTTTGGCGGCTGGGTGACGGACAATTTCGGTTGGCGCTACCTTTTCTATCTCACGCTTCCGCTCGGTGTCGTTGCCCTCGTGTTCCTCGCGAAGTTCATGCGCCTGCCGCACATGGGGCGTGCCGGAAAGTTCGACCTCATCGGGGCGCTCACGCTCACGCCGGGCCTCGTGATCGGCCTGCTCGCCGTGTCGTGGGGCGGCAACACCTACGACTGGGACTCCGCGGTCATCATGACGATGTTCGTGGTGGCGGCGCTGTTCCTCGCCGCGTTTGTGCTGATCGAAATGCGCGCCGAGAACCCCCTTATCCCGCTGCACATGCTTGCTGACTCGCAGGTCTCCCTCTCGATCCTCGCAAGCTTCGCGATCGCGGTCGCCATGTTTGGCGGCATTATTTACATCCCCGTGTTCGCGCAGGGCGTGCTTGGTGTCTCCGCCACGAATTCGGGCGCAATCCTCATTCCGCTCAACCTTGCCATGATCATCACCTCGATCGTCGTGGGCATCCTGATCACAAAGTGGGGCCGGTACAAGGGTCTGCTCGTCGCGGGCGGCATCATCATGAGCGCCGGCTACCTCCTGCTCGCCCGCCTCGACTGGCAGTCCACGCAGCTTCATCTCACGCTCGTCATGATCGTGATCGGTATGGGGCTCGGGATGTGCATGCAGACCTACACCCTCATCGTGCAGAACGCTGTGCCCCGTGAAGAACTCGGCGTCGCCACGTCAGCCGTGCAGTTCTTCCGCAATGTTGGCTCGACAATCGGCACCGCCGTTCTCGGCTCCGTCATGAGCGCTAATCTCATGCCGAAGATTCAGGCGCAGCTCCCGCCGCAGGCTGCCGCAGCCATGGGCAAATTCGGTGGGGACTCCGGCGGTGGCGCCTCCGCGATCCTTGATCCGTCGAAGCTCAAGGGGATCCCCGCCCCGATTGTCGAGGCGATCCGTCACGGCATGGGCGATGCCATGCACGTCGTGTTCATGACGGCTGCCCCGTTCGCGATTGTCGCCCTCGTGCTCTCGCTGTTCATCCGCCACACCGAGCTGCGCAGCACCAACTAA
- a CDS encoding phosphoglyceromutase, with product MTYTLVLLRHGESEWNQKNLFTGWVDVPLSEKGRGEATHGGELIKESGILPDVVHTSLLRRAIMTANLALDAADRHWIPVKRDWRLNERHYGALQGLDKAETRDKYGDEQFMLWRRSFDVPPPAIEAGSEFSQDSDPRYEGTEVPKAECLKDVIARFLPYWEEGIKPDLAAGKTVLVAAHGNSLRALVKYLDDISDEDIVGLNIPTGQPLVYELDENFKPVTKGGRYLDEEAARKAAEAVANQGKK from the coding sequence ATGACGTACACACTGGTACTGCTCCGCCACGGCGAGAGCGAATGGAATCAAAAGAATCTCTTCACCGGTTGGGTTGACGTGCCCCTTTCTGAAAAGGGCCGCGGCGAAGCCACCCACGGTGGTGAACTCATCAAGGAATCGGGCATTCTCCCGGACGTCGTGCACACGTCGCTTCTGCGCCGCGCGATCATGACCGCGAACCTCGCGCTTGATGCCGCTGATCGCCACTGGATCCCCGTGAAGCGCGACTGGCGCCTCAACGAGCGCCACTACGGCGCGCTCCAGGGCCTCGACAAGGCTGAGACCCGCGACAAGTACGGCGACGAGCAGTTCATGCTGTGGCGCCGCTCGTTCGACGTTCCGCCGCCTGCGATTGAGGCCGGTAGCGAGTTCAGCCAGGACAGCGACCCCCGCTACGAGGGCACCGAGGTGCCGAAGGCCGAGTGCCTCAAGGACGTCATCGCGCGCTTCCTCCCCTACTGGGAAGAGGGCATCAAGCCTGATCTCGCCGCCGGTAAGACCGTTCTCGTGGCCGCGCACGGCAACTCGCTGCGCGCGCTCGTGAAGTATCTCGACGACATCTCGGACGAGGACATCGTTGGCCTCAACATTCCGACTGGGCAGCCTCTCGTCTACGAGCTCGACGAAAACTTCAAGCCCGTCACGAAGGGCGGCCGCTACCTCGATGAGGAAGCCGCACGCAAGGCCGCCGAGGCCGTCGCCAACCAGGGCAAGAAGTAA
- a CDS encoding TetR/AcrR family transcriptional regulator, whose product MSDTAATDNGKPLDAPACHEGLRERKKRESREAMHLAALELVAEHGFAQVTVDQIAERAGVSPRTLFNYWGTKEAVVLGVDTENVRTFVGMLEERPAEEAARDSMRVLIEAHVKDASMRSESRNLKKHVMMREPQLIQIVANRNKEVSMQLRDVLAQRLSPTLGAERARDAAAIHVSRAVATLRSVYAIAVNRNVDLAEALPIFYDLDESGCLDL is encoded by the coding sequence GTGAGCGATACGGCCGCAACTGACAACGGGAAACCGTTGGACGCTCCAGCGTGCCACGAGGGCTTACGCGAGCGGAAGAAACGCGAATCGCGCGAGGCGATGCACCTCGCGGCGCTTGAGCTCGTGGCCGAGCACGGTTTTGCGCAGGTCACGGTTGATCAGATCGCCGAGCGGGCGGGCGTTTCACCGCGCACGCTGTTCAACTATTGGGGCACGAAAGAGGCGGTCGTGCTCGGTGTGGATACCGAGAACGTGAGGACGTTTGTGGGCATGCTCGAGGAGAGGCCCGCTGAGGAGGCCGCGCGTGATTCCATGCGTGTTCTGATCGAGGCGCATGTCAAGGACGCGTCGATGCGCAGCGAGAGCCGCAACCTCAAGAAGCACGTGATGATGCGTGAGCCGCAGCTGATTCAGATCGTCGCTAACCGCAACAAAGAGGTGAGCATGCAGCTCAGGGATGTTCTCGCGCAGCGTCTTTCGCCGACCCTCGGAGCGGAACGCGCGCGCGATGCCGCGGCGATTCACGTTTCGCGGGCCGTGGCGACCTTGCGGAGCGTCTACGCTATTGCTGTCAATCGAAATGTGGATCTCGCCGAGGCTCTGCCGATCTTCTACGATCTTGACGAATCGGGATGCCTCGACCTGTAG
- a CDS encoding binary toxin-like calcium binding domain-containing protein, translated as MVFDAFRARNTHRATAATTPLWRRGAAALAVGAILGTASVAGAGAFDTPFVSAASAADSTSPLTPINADAIESGYISKTVDTTNARGVLSGTAQVVNNNGNPSTFQSNNFPVPDGTTVYLRWFDKDGAVSPVYTAKTTSAVDTNGDGVAGGSYAFDLRVNEKGELEKDAKGKVVAGWKDHSGKRHAYTASAGQYYRLWIPEYKDPETGNTVTMIRQNGGFFPGSFVNSVTDSNLGQFPLIGTNMQKTGVLMAERAEGYMTRPRSEWVEDTAGPIANPALVTGFTEADKSSISGQVWLETGAGDRANSATGPVNNGDADPDAKGYRVVISKLTDEGIAAYNDQVASLDDSKKAAATKRLLTDHPEYIAFTRYATTDANGRYTVRVPKGAIAQGAVTKDKGFYMFVENDKGEKLQTYSSWINPEYRSNEKTNWAAQAASLKGGLGNTYNVNFAIIPTTQMKLDIPNFDTIANPAKVGDTAEIKLDGVALSPLKNKIVWTDSKGKVLKTCDNLTSMTEAEKCTFTVPEGMPSGEIVRATLYADTNAVAADSFIVDNDPRWADSAKTPEKTAVTIKNDGGPVVDGTKIGTVEGPGTATLNDDGSITVTPNDTAKPGDTITVPVVAPDGKVIDTITVTVENQDKDTDGDGLSDAKEKELGTDPNKADTDGDGVNDGDEVSGEKNKDFDGDGKGDPTDPKKADTDGDGVNDGDEITNGTDPNKADTPAEGDKDSDGDGLTDAKEKELGTDPNKADTDGDGLNDGDEVSGEKNKDFGNKPTDPKKADTDGDGVNDGDEITNGTDPNKADTPAEGDKDSDGDGLTDAKEKELGTDPNKADTDGDGLNDGDEVSGEKNKDFGNKPTDPKKADTDGDGVNDGDEITNGTDPNKADTDGDGLTDAKEKEHGTDPNKADTDGDGLNDGDEVSGEKNKDFDGDGKGDPTDPKKADTDGDGVNDGDEITNGTDPNKADTPAEGDKDSDGDGLTDAKEKEHGTDPNKADTDGDGLNDGDEVSGEKNKDFGNKPTDPTKADTDGDGVNDGDEITNGTDPNKADTDGDGLTDAKEKELGTDPNKADTDGDGLNDGDEVSGEKNKDFGNKPTDPKKADTDGDGVNDGDEITNGTDPNKADTPAEGDKDSDGDGLTDAKEKELGTDPNKADTDGDGLNDGDEVSGEKNKDFDGDGKGDPTDPKKADTDGDGVNDGDEITNGTDPNKADTPAEGDKDSDGDGLTDAKEKELGTDPNKADTDGDGLNDGDEVSGEKNKDFGNKPTDPKKADTDGDGLNDGDEVSGEKNKDFGNKPTDPKKADTDGDGVNDGDEITNGTDPNKADTDGDGLTDAKEKELGTDPNKADTDGDGLNDGDEVSGEKNKDFGNKPTDPKKADTDGDGVNDGDEITNGTDPNKADTPAEGDKDSDGDGLTDAKEKELGTDPNKADTDGDGLNDGDEVSGEKNKDFGNKPTDPKKADTDGDGVNDGDEITNGTDPNKADTPAEGDKDSDGDGLTDAKEKELGTDPNKADTDGDGLNDGDEVSGEKNKDFGNKPTDPKKADTDGDGVNDGDEITNGTDPNKADTDGDGLTDAKEKEHGTDPNKADTDGDGLNDGDEVSGEKNKDFDGDGKGDPTDPKKADTDGDGVNDGDEITNGTDPNKADTPAEGDKDSDGDGLTDAKEKEHGTDPNKADTDGDGLNDGDEVSGEKNKDFGNKPTDPTKADTDGDGINDGDEVSGAKNDKFGNRPTDPNSADTDGDDVHDGKEIAQGTDPTTHNGPEAPAGGKQEPVKVVPAKPSHSNNGHLPRTGAETGGLMAAAASLIAGGVALVTRRRKNEQ; from the coding sequence ATGGTTTTTGATGCTTTCCGTGCGCGGAACACCCACCGTGCGACCGCCGCAACAACGCCGCTGTGGCGCCGCGGGGCCGCAGCTCTCGCCGTCGGCGCGATTCTCGGCACCGCGAGCGTGGCTGGCGCTGGCGCGTTCGACACGCCGTTTGTGTCCGCTGCTTCCGCCGCAGATTCGACCTCGCCGCTCACTCCGATCAACGCCGACGCCATCGAGAGCGGTTACATCAGCAAGACGGTCGACACCACCAACGCGCGTGGTGTTCTTTCTGGTACGGCCCAGGTTGTCAACAACAACGGCAACCCGTCGACGTTCCAGAGCAACAACTTCCCCGTTCCCGACGGCACCACCGTGTACCTGCGCTGGTTCGACAAGGATGGAGCGGTGTCGCCCGTCTACACGGCGAAGACCACGAGCGCGGTTGATACCAACGGTGACGGCGTTGCAGGTGGCTCCTACGCGTTCGACCTTCGCGTCAACGAGAAGGGCGAGCTTGAAAAGGACGCCAAGGGTAAGGTCGTGGCGGGCTGGAAGGATCACTCCGGCAAACGCCACGCCTACACCGCATCTGCCGGTCAGTACTACCGTCTTTGGATCCCCGAATACAAGGATCCCGAAACTGGCAACACCGTGACGATGATCCGCCAAAATGGTGGCTTCTTCCCCGGCTCGTTTGTGAACTCGGTTACCGACTCTAACCTGGGCCAGTTCCCGCTTATCGGCACCAACATGCAGAAGACCGGCGTTCTCATGGCTGAGCGCGCCGAGGGCTACATGACCCGCCCGCGCAGTGAGTGGGTAGAGGACACGGCAGGTCCGATCGCCAATCCGGCCCTCGTGACCGGTTTCACCGAAGCGGATAAGTCCTCGATTTCCGGTCAGGTGTGGCTTGAGACGGGCGCCGGTGACCGTGCCAACTCGGCGACCGGCCCCGTGAACAACGGTGATGCCGATCCGGACGCCAAGGGCTACCGCGTCGTTATCTCGAAGCTCACCGACGAAGGCATCGCTGCCTATAACGACCAAGTGGCAAGCCTCGACGACTCGAAGAAGGCGGCCGCGACCAAGAGGCTTCTCACTGACCACCCCGAGTACATCGCGTTTACGCGCTACGCCACTACGGACGCCAACGGCCGCTACACGGTCCGCGTGCCCAAAGGTGCGATCGCGCAAGGTGCAGTCACGAAGGACAAGGGCTTCTACATGTTTGTCGAGAATGACAAGGGTGAGAAGCTCCAAACCTATTCGTCGTGGATCAACCCGGAGTACCGCAGCAACGAGAAGACCAACTGGGCTGCCCAGGCAGCGTCCCTCAAGGGCGGTCTCGGCAACACCTACAACGTGAACTTCGCCATCATCCCCACGACCCAGATGAAGCTCGACATTCCGAACTTCGACACCATCGCCAACCCGGCGAAGGTGGGGGACACTGCTGAGATCAAGCTCGACGGTGTGGCGCTCTCCCCGCTCAAGAACAAGATTGTGTGGACCGACTCCAAGGGTAAGGTCCTCAAGACTTGTGACAACCTCACGAGCATGACTGAGGCCGAAAAATGCACCTTCACCGTTCCGGAGGGTATGCCCTCCGGTGAAATTGTGCGTGCAACCCTCTACGCCGATACCAACGCAGTAGCCGCCGATTCGTTCATCGTCGACAACGATCCACGCTGGGCTGACAGTGCCAAGACCCCCGAGAAGACCGCAGTTACCATCAAGAACGACGGTGGCCCGGTAGTCGACGGCACCAAGATCGGCACCGTGGAAGGTCCCGGAACCGCCACGCTTAACGACGATGGCAGCATCACGGTGACGCCGAACGACACGGCGAAGCCTGGCGACACGATCACCGTGCCCGTTGTCGCTCCTGACGGCAAAGTCATCGACACCATCACCGTAACTGTCGAAAACCAAGACAAGGACACCGACGGTGACGGTCTGAGCGATGCCAAGGAGAAGGAGCTTGGCACGGATCCGAACAAGGCTGATACCGATGGTGACGGCGTCAATGACGGTGACGAGGTTTCGGGTGAGAAGAACAAGGACTTCGACGGTGACGGTAAGGGTGACCCGACTGATCCGAAGAAGGCTGACACCGATGGTGACGGTGTGAACGATGGTGACGAGATCACCAACGGCACCGACCCGAACAAGGCTGATACTCCTGCGGAGGGCGATAAGGACTCCGATGGTGATGGCCTGACCGATGCCAAGGAGAAGGAACTCGGCACCGATCCGAACAAGGCTGATACCGATGGTGACGGCCTCAATGACGGTGACGAGGTCTCGGGTGAGAAGAACAAGGACTTCGGCAACAAACCGACCGATCCGAAGAAGGCTGACACCGATGGTGACGGTGTGAACGATGGTGACGAGATCACCAACGGCACCGACCCGAACAAGGCTGATACTCCTGCGGAGGGCGATAAGGACTCCGATGGTGATGGCCTGACCGATGCCAAGGAGAAGGAACTCGGCACCGATCCGAACAAGGCTGATACCGATGGTGACGGCCTCAATGACGGTGACGAGGTCTCGGGTGAGAAGAACAAGGACTTCGGCAACAAACCGACCGATCCGAAGAAGGCTGACACCGATGGTGACGGTGTGAACGATGGTGACGAGATCACCAACGGCACCGACCCGAACAAGGCTGATACCGATGGTGACGGCCTGACCGATGCCAAGGAGAAGGAGCACGGCACGGATCCGAACAAGGCTGATACCGATGGTGACGGCCTCAATGACGGTGACGAAGTTTCGGGTGAGAAGAACAAGGACTTCGACGGTGACGGTAAGGGTGACCCGACTGATCCGAAGAAGGCTGACACCGATGGTGACGGTGTGAACGATGGTGACGAGATCACCAACGGCACCGACCCGAACAAGGCTGATACTCCTGCGGAGGGCGATAAGGACTCCGATGGTGATGGCCTGACCGATGCCAAGGAGAAGGAGCACGGCACCGATCCGAACAAGGCTGATACCGATGGTGACGGCCTCAATGACGGTGACGAAGTTTCGGGTGAGAAGAACAAGGACTTCGGCAACAAACCGACCGATCCGACGAAGGCTGACACCGACGGTGACGGTGTGAACGATGGTGACGAGATCACCAACGGCACCGACCCGAACAAGGCTGATACCGATGGTGACGGCCTGACCGATGCCAAGGAGAAGGAACTCGGCACCGATCCGAACAAGGCTGATACCGATGGTGACGGCCTCAATGACGGTGACGAGGTCTCGGGTGAGAAGAACAAGGACTTCGGCAACAAACCGACCGATCCGAAGAAGGCTGACACCGATGGTGACGGTGTGAACGATGGTGACGAGATCACCAACGGCACCGACCCGAACAAGGCTGATACTCCTGCGGAGGGCGATAAGGACTCCGATGGTGATGGCCTGACCGATGCCAAGGAGAAGGAACTCGGCACCGATCCGAACAAGGCTGATACCGATGGTGACGGCCTCAATGACGGTGACGAGGTCTCGGGTGAGAAGAACAAGGACTTCGACGGTGACGGTAAGGGTGACCCGACTGATCCGAAGAAGGCTGACACCGATGGTGACGGTGTGAACGATGGTGACGAGATCACCAACGGCACCGACCCGAACAAGGCTGATACTCCTGCGGAGGGCGATAAGGACTCCGATGGTGATGGCCTGACCGATGCCAAGGAGAAGGAACTCGGCACCGATCCGAACAAGGCTGATACCGATGGTGACGGCCTCAATGACGGTGACGAGGTCTCGGGTGAGAAGAACAAGGACTTCGGCAACAAACCGACCGATCCGAAGAAGGCTGATACCGATGGTGACGGCCTCAATGACGGTGACGAGGTCTCGGGTGAGAAGAACAAGGACTTCGGCAACAAACCGACCGATCCGAAGAAGGCTGACACCGATGGTGACGGTGTGAACGATGGTGACGAGATCACCAACGGCACCGACCCGAACAAGGCTGATACCGATGGTGACGGCCTGACCGATGCCAAGGAGAAGGAACTCGGCACGGATCCGAACAAGGCTGATACCGATGGTGACGGCCTCAATGACGGTGACGAGGTCTCGGGTGAGAAGAACAAGGACTTCGGCAACAAACCGACCGATCCGAAGAAGGCTGACACCGATGGTGACGGTGTGAACGATGGTGACGAGATCACCAACGGCACCGACCCGAACAAGGCTGATACTCCTGCGGAGGGCGATAAGGACTCCGATGGTGATGGCCTGACCGATGCCAAGGAGAAGGAACTCGGCACCGATCCGAACAAGGCTGATACCGATGGTGACGGCCTCAATGACGGTGACGAGGTCTCGGGTGAGAAGAACAAGGACTTCGGCAACAAACCGACCGATCCGAAGAAGGCTGACACCGATGGTGACGGTGTGAACGATGGTGACGAGATCACCAACGGCACCGACCCGAACAAGGCTGATACTCCTGCGGAGGGCGATAAGGACTCCGATGGTGATGGCCTGACCGATGCCAAGGAGAAGGAACTCGGCACCGATCCGAACAAGGCTGATACCGATGGTGACGGCCTCAATGACGGTGACGAGGTCTCGGGTGAGAAGAACAAGGACTTCGGCAACAAACCGACCGATCCGAAGAAGGCTGACACCGATGGTGACGGTGTGAACGATGGTGACGAGATCACCAACGGCACCGACCCGAACAAGGCTGATACCGATGGTGACGGCCTGACCGATGCCAAGGAGAAGGAGCACGGCACGGATCCGAACAAGGCTGATACCGATGGTGACGGCCTCAATGACGGTGACGAAGTTTCGGGTGAGAAGAACAAGGACTTCGACGGTGACGGTAAGGGTGACCCGACTGATCCGAAGAAGGCTGACACCGATGGTGACGGTGTGAACGATGGTGACGAGATCACCAACGGCACCGACCCGAACAAGGCTGATACTCCTGCGGAGGGCGATAAGGACTCCGATGGTGATGGCCTGACCGATGCCAAGGAGAAGGAGCACGGCACCGATCCGAACAAGGCTGATACCGATGGTGACGGCCTCAATGACGGTGACGAAGTTTCGGGTGAGAAGAACAAGGACTTCGGCAACAAACCGACCGATCCGACGAAGGCTGACACCGACGGTGACGGCATCAACGACGGTGACGAGGTTTCGGGGGCCAAGAACGACAAGTTCGGCAACCGCCCCACGGATCCGAACAGCGCCGACACCGATGGTGACGACGTGCACGATGGCAAGGAAATCGCTCAGGGCACCGATCCGACGACCCACAATGGCCCGGAGGCGCCCGCGGGGGGCAAGCAGGAGCCGGTGAAGGTGGTTCCCGCGAAGCCGTCGCACAGCAACAACGGGCACCTGCCGCGTACCGGTGCGGAGACCGGCGGCCTCATGGCTGCTGCCGCCTCCCTCATCGCGGGTGGTGTGGCGCTCGTGACGCGCCGCCGTAAGAACGAGCAGTGA